In a single window of the Zea mays cultivar B73 chromosome 5, Zm-B73-REFERENCE-NAM-5.0, whole genome shotgun sequence genome:
- the LOC103625986 gene encoding E3 ubiquitin-protein ligase UPL7 isoform X1, whose product MSVPPAGKRQVSLRGSSAKEITRDALLQKVSEERQLRSHLRRAAAAAFSIQRIWRRYHVIRMVSEQLHEDWELLMNQPNIDLTTQWISKKMLRPFLFFITQPSSWYIGQWSKTVESILTCFKIILNSINSMDARKNFCSFAVGIPEERSIWLYQAKKLISLCSSILARYDHSCCKDGSIVDMTAIAMRLAVSLTDCKTWKSLNSENTSAADASVQSLIEFIGTCQSGMYNCVRQYIKSLGPHVTSAKKSSATATDDDFLITASAVTLALRPFDSKKAKGGVDLNGASKKYFTLILTIPDLCKRMPPLLLPALKHFSVLQPSLNILLISKDKIFEEIIKLEQSEVSASIIPCSGWALGNIVNLATNHDDLSNSGCFIQELDFCLYVDVINCISENLLESFEKSKGTSQNVGNITFHADTSVAEEEDTNDDCRMRTLFMDLLKPIYQQWHLRKLLMLAKEDFPCRRATDYDPNLKNIHFRILKLSDVICFYYHMLRIFSSLNPSIGAMPILNMLAFSPGFLVDLWEALEMPIFGPPIQNSQETGHEKQLATSSSGVQVSSMRQRRNAKDTANRWSNVLQKITGKSNDSEEGTLSDSILFSHESNDDALTSWDIEAMRHASEGIGKDLMCIMYLFCAIYGHLLLVLDDIEFYEKQVPFTLEQQRKIASALNTFVYNSFIQNSGSYSNPLVDVAVRCLNLLYERDSRHKFCPISLWLAPARNGRIPIAAAARSHEAAFGIFPGIPHRSSVLTTLPHVYPFEERVQMFREFIESDKASRRVTGEVSGPGPGSIEIVIRRGHIIDDGYRQLNCLRSKLKSCIHVSFVSECGLPEAGLDYGGLSKEFLTDLSKSAFSPEYGLFSQTSASDTSLIPSNSAKLLDNGIDMIEFLGRVVGKALYEGILLDYSFSPVFVQKLLGRYNFLDELSTLDPELYRNLMQLKHYDGDVEDLFLDFTVTEELGGKRIVHELRPGGKNISVTNENKLHYVHAMADFKLNRQILPFANAFYRGLSDLISPYWLSLFNANEFNQLLSGGLQDFDVDDLRNNTKYTGGYTESSRTVKLFWEVIKAFKPTERCLLLKFVTSCSRAPLLGFKYLQPSFTIHKVPCDVTLWASIGGQDVDRLPSASTCYNTLKLPTYKRSSTLRSKLLYAISSNTGFELS is encoded by the exons ATGTCGGTGCCCCCCGCCGGCAAGCGCCAG GTGTCCCTGCGGGGCTCGAGCGCGAAGGAGATCACACGCGACGCGCTGCTGCAGAAGGTTTCCGAGGAGCGCCAGCTCCGCAGCCACctccgccgcgccgccgcggccgcCTTCTCCATCCAG CGAATATGGAGAAGGTACCATGTGATAAGAATGGTTTCAGAACAGCTCCATGAAGACTGGGAACTATTAATGAACCAGCCTAACATCGACTTGACTACTCAATGGATATCCAAAAAGATGCTTAGACCGTTTCTTTTCTTCATTACTCAACCTTCTAGCTGGTATATTGGACAATGGAGCAAGACTGTGGAATCTATCTTAACATGCTTCAAGATTATCTTGAATAGTATAAATTCAATGG ATGCAAGGAAAAACTTCTGCTCCTTTGCTGTGGGTATACCAGAAGAGAGATCTATTTGGCTTTATCAGGCCAAAAAGCTGATTTCACTGTGCTCTTCCATTCTTGCCAGGTACGACCATTCCTGTTGCAAGGATGGAAGCATAGTCGACATGACTGCTATTGCTATGAGATTGGCTGTCTCTCTAACTGATTGCAAAACATGGAAAAGTTTGAACAGTGAGAACACTAGCGCTGCAGATGCTTCTGTACAGAGTTTGATTGAATTTATTGGTACGTGCCAGAGTGGCATGTATAATTGTGTTAGGCAATATATAAAGTCTCTTGGTCCTCATGTTACTTCAGCGAAGAAAAGTTCTGCAACTGCAACAGATGATGATTTTCTTATTACTGCTAGTGCAGTCACTTTAGCCTTGCGCCCATTCGATTCTAAGAAAGCAAAGGGCGGTGTTGATCTGAATGGTGCTTCAAAGAAATACTTCACACTTATACTTACAATACCAGATCTGTGCAAACGCATGCCACCTCTTTTGTTACCTGCTCTTAAACATTTTTCTGTGCTGCAACCGAGTCTCAATATTTTACTG ATCTCCAAGGATAAAATATTTGAAGAAATAATAAAACTGGAACAGTCAGAGGTTTCAGCTAGTATTATTCCTTGTTCTGGTTGGGCTCTTGGAAATATAGTGAACTTAGCTACCAATCATGATGACTTATCCAATTCAGGGTGTTTCATTCAAGAGTTAGATTTCtgcttatatgttgatgttaTTAATTGTATTTCTGAAAACTTACTGGAAAGTTTTGAGAAAAGCAAGGGAACGTCTCAAAATGTTGGTAATATCACTTTCCATGCCGACACATCTGTTGCAGAGGAAGAGGATACCAATGACGACTGCAGAATGAGAACATTATTTATGGACCTTCTGAAGCCAATTTACCAGCAATGGCACCTTAGAAAACTTTTGATGTTGGCAAAAGAGGATTTTCCATGCCGCAGGGCAACTGATTATGATCCAAACTTGAAGAATATTCACTTTCGAATCCTAAAGTTGTCAGATGTTATATGCTTCTACTATCACATGCTTAGAATTTTCTCATCACTTAACCCTTCTATCGGTGCAATGCCTATTCTCAACATGCTTGCATTCTCACCTGGATTTCTAGTTGATTTATGGGAGGCACTAGAAATGCCCATTTTTGGTCCACCTATCCAGAATTCACAAGAAACAGGACACGAGAAACAGTTGGCTACAAGTAGTTCAGGTGTGCAAGTATCCTCCATGAGGCAAAGAAGGAATGCCAAGGACACAGCAAACAGGTGGTCAAATGTGCTCCAGAAGATTACTGGAAAATCCAATGATTCAGAGGAGGGCACTTTATCTGATAGTATTTTATTTTCTCATGAGTCTAATGATGATGCATTAACTTCATGGGATATTGAAGCCATGAGACATGCATCTGAGGGTATTGGAAAGGACTTAATGTGCATTATGTATCTTTTCTGTGCTATATATGGACACCTATTACTTGTGCTAGATGATATCGAGTTTTATGAAAAGCAG GTTCCTTTTACTTTAGAGCAGCAGCGGAAGATTGCATCAGCACTTAATACATTTGTATACAATTCTTTCATTCAAAATAGTGGAAGCTACAGCAATCCTCTTGTGGATGTAGCTGTCAGATGTCTTAATCTACTCTATGAAAGGGACAGTAGGCATAAGTTTTGTCCTATTTCCTTGTGGTTGGCACCTGCTAGAAATGGCCGAATTCcaattgctgctgctgccaggtcTCATGAGGCAGCATTTGGTATTTTTCCAGGGATTCCTCATCGGAGCTCTGTACTTACCACATTACCACATGTATATCCATTTGAAGAGAG AGTGCAAATGTTTAGAGAATTTATTGAGTCAGACAAAGCATCGAGAAGGGTTACTGGTGAAGTTTCTGGGCCAGGCCCGGGATCGATTGAGATAGTTATTCGTCGAGGCCATATAATTGATGATGGATACAGGCAGTTGAACTGCCTAAGATCAAAGTTGAAATCTTGCATTCACGTGTCATTTGTGAGTGAATGCGGTCTTCCTGAAGCTGGTTTGGACTATGGTGGTCTGTCAAAAGAGTTCCTAACAGATCTCTCAAAGTCCGCTTTTAGTCCAGA GTATGGACTATTTTCACAAACATCAGCATCTGATACTAGCTTAATTCCCAGCAATTCTGCTAAGCTTCTGGATAACGGAATTGATATGATTGAATTTCTTGGTCGAGTTGTCGGCAAAGCACTCTATGAGGGGATTCTGTTGGACTATTCTTTCTCACCAGTATTTGTGCAGAAACTTCTTGGACGGTATAATTTTCTGGATGAACTATCAACTCTTGATCCCGAGCTTTATAGAAATCTTATGCAACTAAAG CACTATGATGGAGATGTTGAGGATCTATTTTTGGATTTTACTGTAACTGAAGAGTTGGGTGGTAAAAGAATCGTCCATGAGCTTAGACCTGGTGGTAAAAATATATCAGTGACGAACGAAAACAAGTTACACTATGTTCATGCAATGGCAGATTTCAAACTTAACCGACAG ATACTTCCATTTGCAAACGCATTTTATAGAGGACTCAGCGATCTCATTTCACCATATTGGCTGAGCCTGTTTAATGCAAATGAATTTAATCAG TTACTTTCAGGCGGACTACAGGATTTTGACGTTGATGATTTGCGGAACAACACCAAGTATACTGGTGGTTATACTGAGTCAAGTCGAACTGTTAAACTCTTCTGGGAG GTCATCAAAGCATTTAAGCCAACAGAGCGTTGTTTGCTCTTAAAGTTTGTGACAAGCTGTTCACGAGCTCCACTGCTTGGATTCAAGTACTTGCAACCTTCTTTCACAATTCATAAG GTTCCATGTGATGTAACACTTTGGGCATCAATTGGAGGCCAAGATGTAGATCGTCTTCCATCTGCTTCCACATGCTACAATACGCTCAAG CTTCCTACATACAAGCGGT
- the LOC103625986 gene encoding E3 ubiquitin-protein ligase UPL7 isoform X2, producing MSSLTLCCRNSDLYSSVLPARLLLILVSKPSVLGFTLDSASSHDHYTHHKSCGAMALNIKPRLTTLTECRRIWRRYHVIRMVSEQLHEDWELLMNQPNIDLTTQWISKKMLRPFLFFITQPSSWYIGQWSKTVESILTCFKIILNSINSMDARKNFCSFAVGIPEERSIWLYQAKKLISLCSSILARYDHSCCKDGSIVDMTAIAMRLAVSLTDCKTWKSLNSENTSAADASVQSLIEFIGTCQSGMYNCVRQYIKSLGPHVTSAKKSSATATDDDFLITASAVTLALRPFDSKKAKGGVDLNGASKKYFTLILTIPDLCKRMPPLLLPALKHFSVLQPSLNILLISKDKIFEEIIKLEQSEVSASIIPCSGWALGNIVNLATNHDDLSNSGCFIQELDFCLYVDVINCISENLLESFEKSKGTSQNVGNITFHADTSVAEEEDTNDDCRMRTLFMDLLKPIYQQWHLRKLLMLAKEDFPCRRATDYDPNLKNIHFRILKLSDVICFYYHMLRIFSSLNPSIGAMPILNMLAFSPGFLVDLWEALEMPIFGPPIQNSQETGHEKQLATSSSGVQVSSMRQRRNAKDTANRWSNVLQKITGKSNDSEEGTLSDSILFSHESNDDALTSWDIEAMRHASEGIGKDLMCIMYLFCAIYGHLLLVLDDIEFYEKQVPFTLEQQRKIASALNTFVYNSFIQNSGSYSNPLVDVAVRCLNLLYERDSRHKFCPISLWLAPARNGRIPIAAAARSHEAAFGIFPGIPHRSSVLTTLPHVYPFEERVQMFREFIESDKASRRVTGEVSGPGPGSIEIVIRRGHIIDDGYRQLNCLRSKLKSCIHVSFVSECGLPEAGLDYGGLSKEFLTDLSKSAFSPEYGLFSQTSASDTSLIPSNSAKLLDNGIDMIEFLGRVVGKALYEGILLDYSFSPVFVQKLLGRYNFLDELSTLDPELYRNLMQLKHYDGDVEDLFLDFTVTEELGGKRIVHELRPGGKNISVTNENKLHYVHAMADFKLNRQILPFANAFYRGLSDLISPYWLSLFNANEFNQLLSGGLQDFDVDDLRNNTKYTGGYTESSRTVKLFWEVIKAFKPTERCLLLKFVTSCSRAPLLGFKYLQPSFTIHKVPCDVTLWASIGGQDVDRLPSASTCYNTLKLPTYKRSSTLRSKLLYAISSNTGFELS from the exons ATGTCCTCACTGACACTCTGCTGCCGGAACTCTGATCTCTATTCCTCTGTTCTTCCTGCGAGGTTGCTATTAATCCTGGTATCAAAGCCATCGGTTCTCGGCTTCACGTTGGATTCAGCATCCTCTCACGACCACTACACCCATCATAAATCATGTGGTGCCATGGCGCTGAACATCAAACCCAGATTGACAACTCTTACCGAATGTCGG CGAATATGGAGAAGGTACCATGTGATAAGAATGGTTTCAGAACAGCTCCATGAAGACTGGGAACTATTAATGAACCAGCCTAACATCGACTTGACTACTCAATGGATATCCAAAAAGATGCTTAGACCGTTTCTTTTCTTCATTACTCAACCTTCTAGCTGGTATATTGGACAATGGAGCAAGACTGTGGAATCTATCTTAACATGCTTCAAGATTATCTTGAATAGTATAAATTCAATGG ATGCAAGGAAAAACTTCTGCTCCTTTGCTGTGGGTATACCAGAAGAGAGATCTATTTGGCTTTATCAGGCCAAAAAGCTGATTTCACTGTGCTCTTCCATTCTTGCCAGGTACGACCATTCCTGTTGCAAGGATGGAAGCATAGTCGACATGACTGCTATTGCTATGAGATTGGCTGTCTCTCTAACTGATTGCAAAACATGGAAAAGTTTGAACAGTGAGAACACTAGCGCTGCAGATGCTTCTGTACAGAGTTTGATTGAATTTATTGGTACGTGCCAGAGTGGCATGTATAATTGTGTTAGGCAATATATAAAGTCTCTTGGTCCTCATGTTACTTCAGCGAAGAAAAGTTCTGCAACTGCAACAGATGATGATTTTCTTATTACTGCTAGTGCAGTCACTTTAGCCTTGCGCCCATTCGATTCTAAGAAAGCAAAGGGCGGTGTTGATCTGAATGGTGCTTCAAAGAAATACTTCACACTTATACTTACAATACCAGATCTGTGCAAACGCATGCCACCTCTTTTGTTACCTGCTCTTAAACATTTTTCTGTGCTGCAACCGAGTCTCAATATTTTACTG ATCTCCAAGGATAAAATATTTGAAGAAATAATAAAACTGGAACAGTCAGAGGTTTCAGCTAGTATTATTCCTTGTTCTGGTTGGGCTCTTGGAAATATAGTGAACTTAGCTACCAATCATGATGACTTATCCAATTCAGGGTGTTTCATTCAAGAGTTAGATTTCtgcttatatgttgatgttaTTAATTGTATTTCTGAAAACTTACTGGAAAGTTTTGAGAAAAGCAAGGGAACGTCTCAAAATGTTGGTAATATCACTTTCCATGCCGACACATCTGTTGCAGAGGAAGAGGATACCAATGACGACTGCAGAATGAGAACATTATTTATGGACCTTCTGAAGCCAATTTACCAGCAATGGCACCTTAGAAAACTTTTGATGTTGGCAAAAGAGGATTTTCCATGCCGCAGGGCAACTGATTATGATCCAAACTTGAAGAATATTCACTTTCGAATCCTAAAGTTGTCAGATGTTATATGCTTCTACTATCACATGCTTAGAATTTTCTCATCACTTAACCCTTCTATCGGTGCAATGCCTATTCTCAACATGCTTGCATTCTCACCTGGATTTCTAGTTGATTTATGGGAGGCACTAGAAATGCCCATTTTTGGTCCACCTATCCAGAATTCACAAGAAACAGGACACGAGAAACAGTTGGCTACAAGTAGTTCAGGTGTGCAAGTATCCTCCATGAGGCAAAGAAGGAATGCCAAGGACACAGCAAACAGGTGGTCAAATGTGCTCCAGAAGATTACTGGAAAATCCAATGATTCAGAGGAGGGCACTTTATCTGATAGTATTTTATTTTCTCATGAGTCTAATGATGATGCATTAACTTCATGGGATATTGAAGCCATGAGACATGCATCTGAGGGTATTGGAAAGGACTTAATGTGCATTATGTATCTTTTCTGTGCTATATATGGACACCTATTACTTGTGCTAGATGATATCGAGTTTTATGAAAAGCAG GTTCCTTTTACTTTAGAGCAGCAGCGGAAGATTGCATCAGCACTTAATACATTTGTATACAATTCTTTCATTCAAAATAGTGGAAGCTACAGCAATCCTCTTGTGGATGTAGCTGTCAGATGTCTTAATCTACTCTATGAAAGGGACAGTAGGCATAAGTTTTGTCCTATTTCCTTGTGGTTGGCACCTGCTAGAAATGGCCGAATTCcaattgctgctgctgccaggtcTCATGAGGCAGCATTTGGTATTTTTCCAGGGATTCCTCATCGGAGCTCTGTACTTACCACATTACCACATGTATATCCATTTGAAGAGAG AGTGCAAATGTTTAGAGAATTTATTGAGTCAGACAAAGCATCGAGAAGGGTTACTGGTGAAGTTTCTGGGCCAGGCCCGGGATCGATTGAGATAGTTATTCGTCGAGGCCATATAATTGATGATGGATACAGGCAGTTGAACTGCCTAAGATCAAAGTTGAAATCTTGCATTCACGTGTCATTTGTGAGTGAATGCGGTCTTCCTGAAGCTGGTTTGGACTATGGTGGTCTGTCAAAAGAGTTCCTAACAGATCTCTCAAAGTCCGCTTTTAGTCCAGA GTATGGACTATTTTCACAAACATCAGCATCTGATACTAGCTTAATTCCCAGCAATTCTGCTAAGCTTCTGGATAACGGAATTGATATGATTGAATTTCTTGGTCGAGTTGTCGGCAAAGCACTCTATGAGGGGATTCTGTTGGACTATTCTTTCTCACCAGTATTTGTGCAGAAACTTCTTGGACGGTATAATTTTCTGGATGAACTATCAACTCTTGATCCCGAGCTTTATAGAAATCTTATGCAACTAAAG CACTATGATGGAGATGTTGAGGATCTATTTTTGGATTTTACTGTAACTGAAGAGTTGGGTGGTAAAAGAATCGTCCATGAGCTTAGACCTGGTGGTAAAAATATATCAGTGACGAACGAAAACAAGTTACACTATGTTCATGCAATGGCAGATTTCAAACTTAACCGACAG ATACTTCCATTTGCAAACGCATTTTATAGAGGACTCAGCGATCTCATTTCACCATATTGGCTGAGCCTGTTTAATGCAAATGAATTTAATCAG TTACTTTCAGGCGGACTACAGGATTTTGACGTTGATGATTTGCGGAACAACACCAAGTATACTGGTGGTTATACTGAGTCAAGTCGAACTGTTAAACTCTTCTGGGAG GTCATCAAAGCATTTAAGCCAACAGAGCGTTGTTTGCTCTTAAAGTTTGTGACAAGCTGTTCACGAGCTCCACTGCTTGGATTCAAGTACTTGCAACCTTCTTTCACAATTCATAAG GTTCCATGTGATGTAACACTTTGGGCATCAATTGGAGGCCAAGATGTAGATCGTCTTCCATCTGCTTCCACATGCTACAATACGCTCAAG CTTCCTACATACAAGCGGT
- the LOC118471987 gene encoding serine/threonine-protein phosphatase PP2A-1 catalytic subunit-like: MPSHADLDRQISQLWDCKFLPEAEVKTLCEQAKAILMEEWNVQPVCCPVTVCGDIHCQFYDLIEFFRIGQSLPPILAPLDSFLVPVDLLICMVVQSVSLEIVIS, translated from the coding sequence ATGCCATCGCACGCGGATCTGGACCGCCAGATCTCGCAGCTGTGGGATTGCAAGTTCCTGCCTGAGGCGGAGGTCAAAACGCTATGCGAGCAGGCCAAGGCGATCCTCATGGAGGAGTGGAACGTGCAGCCCGTGTGCTGCCCCGTCACTGTCTGCGGCGACATCCACTGCCAGTTCTACGACCTCATCGAGTTCTTCCGCATCGGTCAGTCCCTCCCGCCTATCCTAGCCCCTCTCGACTCGTTCTTGGTTCCGGTCGATCTGTTAATTTGTATGGTGGTTCAATCTGTTTCTCTGGAGATTGTTATTAGCTAG